A DNA window from Hordeum vulgare subsp. vulgare chromosome 1H, MorexV3_pseudomolecules_assembly, whole genome shotgun sequence contains the following coding sequences:
- the LOC123400576 gene encoding ethylene-responsive transcription factor 3-like — protein sequence MSPRRRGSSGYRGVRERPSGAYYAEIRSGDVRLGLGTFETLHEADRAYDAATWRLRRPRAQMNFQDVYTHEQAQDLAPPPRLITDQVHEEHRRRQRRLLVVEEDERVMTEWRRRHPEDVAAENAFWAERTARHRAERDDRRRRKALAILQCEVVNNSGTSIFTSDDERWDDAWLDTSDNSENDDSE from the coding sequence ATGTCGCCGCGCCGCCGTGGATcttcgggctaccgcggcgtccgcgaGCGCCCCTCCGGCGCCTACTACGCCGAGATCCGGTCCGGCGACGTCCGCCTCGGCCTCGGCACGTTCGAGACCTTGCACGAGGCCGATCGCGCGTACGATGCGGCAACGTGGCGCCTAAGGAGGCCTCGCGCGCAGATGAATTTCCAGGACGTCTACACGCACGAGCAGGCGCAAGACCTCGCCCCTCCGCCTCGTCTGATAACAGACCAGGTCCATGAGGAGCACCGTCGacggcagcgccgcctcctcgtcgtagAGGAGGACGAGCGAGTCATGacggagtggcgccggcgccacccggaggacgtcgccgCCGAGAACGCCTTCTGGGCGGAGAGGACGGCAAGGCATCGCGCGGAGAGGGACGACAGGCGTCGGCGCAAGGCACTGGCTATATTGCAGTGCGAGGTCGTCAACAACAGTGGGACATCGATCTTCACTTCTGACGATGAACGTTGGGACGACGCATGGCTCGATACCTCGGACAACAGCGAGAATGACGACTCGGAGTAG